A DNA window from Niabella yanshanensis contains the following coding sequences:
- a CDS encoding collagen-like domain-containing protein, whose translation MKDQLCLYPILCLTIALLFISCKKGDTGAAGPVGPQGPTGQQGVAGPAGKDGSVVYAGATPPSSTTGNVGDYYLNTSNGNFYGPKTNNGWGNSFSLVGPTGATGATGSQGQQGVAGTAGSKILSGTADPTPADGVAGDFYLNKATYLLYGPKTAGGWGLGLELRGKDGTQGVRSFITQPFSSFTGPVFYELPGISEEQLNNGYVAAMWRREQLLVNPGFYRLYPLPYSFTIARAGGGTTIATLYHFIVRGGQIGVTFVSDNPTDYELEPTVDFKYNFRFVFIESGKVQQLSAKNPGVNFKDPEQVGRLLHLK comes from the coding sequence ATGAAAGATCAATTATGCCTGTACCCCATCCTATGCCTGACCATTGCACTGTTATTCATTTCATGTAAAAAAGGAGATACCGGCGCGGCTGGTCCGGTTGGCCCCCAGGGGCCCACAGGTCAACAGGGCGTAGCAGGCCCGGCGGGTAAAGATGGCAGTGTTGTGTATGCCGGTGCAACACCCCCCTCCAGTACTACCGGCAATGTTGGCGACTATTATCTCAATACATCTAACGGAAATTTTTATGGCCCTAAAACAAACAATGGCTGGGGCAATTCGTTTAGCCTGGTTGGGCCCACCGGTGCTACAGGGGCTACCGGAAGCCAGGGACAACAAGGTGTAGCGGGCACTGCCGGGAGTAAAATATTAAGCGGCACTGCAGATCCTACGCCGGCAGATGGAGTCGCGGGTGACTTTTACCTGAACAAAGCGACTTACCTACTCTATGGCCCTAAAACAGCCGGGGGCTGGGGCCTGGGCCTGGAACTAAGAGGCAAAGACGGCACACAAGGTGTAAGAAGCTTCATTACACAACCTTTTTCATCATTCACAGGGCCTGTCTTTTATGAACTGCCGGGGATCAGCGAGGAACAACTGAATAACGGCTACGTTGCCGCCATGTGGAGAAGAGAGCAGCTGCTGGTAAACCCCGGATTTTACCGGCTCTATCCATTACCTTATTCCTTTACTATTGCCAGAGCCGGTGGTGGCACCACTATTGCAACCCTTTATCATTTCATCGTACGGGGAGGACAAATAGGTGTAACATTTGTAAGCGATAACCCGACTGACTATGAACTGGAGCCGACGGTAGACTTTAAATATAACTTCCGTTTTGTATTTATTGAGAGTGGCAAGGTTCAGCAACTATCAGCCAAAAATCCAGGCGTTAATTTTAAAGATCCCGAACAGGTAGGCAGGTTGCTCCATTTAAAATAA
- a CDS encoding DNA polymerase/3'-5' exonuclease PolX: protein MNNADIAEHFSLLSKLMDINGENSFKSKTYSIAAFHIEKLEYPLKETDRNAIAAIKGLGPSVAAKIIELLDTGSMNALQEIIENTPAGVREMLHIKGLGPKKIHTVWQEMNIQSIGELEYACIENRLTRYKGFGAKTQANVLEAIQFYNQNIGHFLYAQVATIYPTIQNYLNGLFGPDKVAPAGDFRRQMLIIKELEFIIAATPDAIKPKFQTAYPPELLEETETFILYKLTNGLKLRLYFGTDHFYKKQFLYSSGESFINAFMEHFGKDRFNNAVFSGEKDIFEKAGADFVPPCYRETSEAVHQAISKTLPQVLEVSDIKGIIHNHSTWSDGVNTIEELATDLIKNGFEYFVISDHSKTAAYANGLSEEKILQQHQQVDELNKKLAPFKIFKSIESDILNDGNLDYSDEVLASFDLVIASVHSNLYMKEDKGMQRLIKAIENPYTTILGHPTGRLLLSRNGYPINHQKIIDACAANKVAIEINANPHRLDLDWQWISYAMEKGVPLSVNPDAHSIAGLYDIRYGVLAAQKGGLTRDFNLSSFTLPEFEQYLADTRAAKR from the coding sequence ATGAACAATGCAGACATAGCCGAACATTTTTCCCTGCTTTCAAAGCTGATGGATATCAATGGTGAAAACTCGTTTAAATCCAAAACTTATTCCATCGCCGCTTTCCATATCGAAAAACTGGAGTATCCGCTTAAGGAAACGGATAGAAACGCTATTGCTGCAATAAAAGGTTTAGGACCGTCAGTAGCGGCAAAAATTATCGAGCTACTGGATACCGGCTCTATGAATGCCTTACAGGAAATTATCGAAAACACGCCTGCGGGTGTTAGAGAAATGCTGCACATTAAAGGACTGGGGCCGAAGAAAATTCATACTGTATGGCAGGAAATGAACATACAGTCGATTGGTGAACTGGAATATGCCTGCATTGAAAATCGCTTGACAAGATATAAAGGTTTTGGCGCCAAAACACAGGCTAACGTTCTTGAAGCTATTCAGTTCTATAATCAAAATATCGGGCACTTCCTGTATGCCCAGGTTGCTACAATATACCCAACTATACAAAACTACCTGAACGGTTTGTTCGGACCCGATAAAGTAGCTCCTGCAGGCGACTTCAGGCGCCAGATGCTTATCATCAAAGAACTCGAATTTATAATTGCTGCAACGCCCGATGCAATAAAACCCAAATTTCAAACGGCCTACCCGCCTGAGTTACTGGAAGAAACCGAAACTTTCATTTTGTATAAGTTAACTAACGGCCTTAAACTGCGGCTTTATTTTGGAACGGATCATTTCTACAAAAAACAATTTCTTTATAGTTCCGGCGAATCCTTCATAAATGCCTTTATGGAGCATTTTGGAAAAGACCGATTTAATAATGCCGTATTTTCGGGGGAGAAAGATATCTTTGAAAAAGCCGGAGCGGATTTCGTCCCTCCCTGCTATAGAGAAACCAGCGAAGCCGTTCACCAGGCTATCAGCAAGACACTACCTCAGGTTTTAGAGGTTAGCGATATAAAAGGTATTATTCATAATCATAGCACCTGGTCTGACGGCGTGAATACCATAGAAGAGCTCGCCACAGACCTTATTAAAAACGGCTTTGAATATTTTGTTATTTCCGATCACTCCAAAACGGCAGCGTATGCCAATGGCCTGTCGGAAGAGAAAATACTGCAACAACATCAGCAGGTTGACGAACTTAATAAAAAGCTAGCCCCTTTTAAGATATTTAAAAGTATAGAAAGTGATATTTTAAATGACGGCAACCTGGATTACAGCGACGAAGTATTAGCAAGCTTCGACCTGGTTATCGCCTCTGTTCACAGTAATCTGTACATGAAGGAAGATAAGGGGATGCAACGTCTTATTAAAGCTATAGAAAATCCATATACCACTATACTCGGACACCCTACAGGACGTTTGTTATTAAGCCGGAACGGTTACCCCATCAACCATCAGAAGATCATAGATGCATGTGCCGCTAATAAAGTAGCCATCGAAATAAACGCCAATCCGCATAGGCTTGACCTCGACTGGCAATGGATCAGCTATGCTATGGAAAAGGGTGTTCCCCTGTCTGTTAACCCTGATGCACATTCTATAGCCGGGCTTTATGACATCAGGTACGGAGTACTGGCAGCCCAAAAGGGTGGCCTGACGAGGGATTTCAACCTTAGTAGTTTCACTTTGCCAGAGTTTGAGCAATACCTGGCAGATACAAGAGCAGCCAAAAGATAA
- the rpmA gene encoding 50S ribosomal protein L27 has translation MAHKKGEGSVKNGRDSESKRLGVKIFGGQPAIAGNVIVRQRGTVYHPGTNVGVGKDFTLFALTDGVVEFKKGRKDRTFVSVSEAAQA, from the coding sequence ATGGCACATAAGAAAGGCGAAGGCAGTGTAAAAAATGGTCGCGATTCGGAAAGCAAAAGATTAGGTGTTAAAATATTTGGCGGACAGCCGGCTATTGCAGGTAACGTCATTGTTCGGCAGCGTGGTACTGTTTATCATCCCGGCACTAACGTAGGTGTAGGTAAAGATTTTACTTTATTTGCATTAACTGACGGTGTAGTAGAATTCAAAAAAGGGAGGAAAGACAGAACTTTCGTTTCTGTTTCTGAAGCAGCTCAAGCTTAG
- the rplU gene encoding 50S ribosomal protein L21, with protein MIAVIKVAGQQYKVEKDQTLFVPHLEGKAGDSINLDVLFVHADGKLSVGADNKAKVSAEIVDHIKGDTVIAYKTKRRKGFHKKKGHRTAYTKIKVTGIA; from the coding sequence ATGATAGCAGTAATTAAGGTAGCAGGCCAACAATACAAAGTTGAAAAGGATCAGACATTATTTGTTCCTCACCTCGAAGGTAAAGCAGGTGACTCTATTAACCTAGATGTACTATTTGTACACGCTGATGGAAAATTGTCTGTGGGCGCCGATAATAAAGCAAAAGTTAGCGCCGAAATCGTTGATCATATCAAAGGCGATACTGTTATTGCTTACAAAACCAAAAGAAGAAAAGGTTTTCATAAAAAGAAAGGTCACCGTACCGCTTATACTAAAATTAAAGTAACTGGCATAGCTTAA
- a CDS encoding GH3 family domain-containing protein — MKIKSFLAKPFASIVHKNIKKGMLTAVADQQAIFKNLIKVGKSTQFGRDHKLEEVSGYEEFRQAVPVRDYEAFASYVNMIKEGKHNVLWKGVPIYFAKTSGTTSGTKYIPITKDSIGNHINSARNALLCYMAETGNHHFADGKMIFLSGSPELERVGGIPTGRLSGIVNHHVPRYLRKNQLPDYETNCLEDWETKLNKVVDETLGQNMTLISGIPPWVQMYFDEIIKRTGKPVGEVFPDFSVMVYGGVNFEPYKAKLLQSIGRKIDGIETFPASEGFFAFQDTQTEPGLLLNTNSGIFFEFIPEDEISKENPQRISLEDVQPGVNYALIINSNAGLWGYDIGDMVKFVSTDPYRLVVTGRTRHFISAFGEHVIGEEVEHSLMKAAREENIHITEFTVAPYVNEGEGKSYHEWFIEFDTFPENMQEFSEKVDVNLREKNVYYDDLIAGNILQTLKITPVRKNGFIDYMKSIGKLGGQNKVPRLSNDRNIANSLAPWTEKN; from the coding sequence ATGAAAATCAAATCATTTTTAGCAAAACCGTTTGCTTCTATTGTTCATAAAAATATAAAGAAGGGAATGCTGACGGCCGTCGCTGATCAACAGGCAATATTTAAAAACCTTATTAAAGTCGGCAAATCTACCCAATTCGGAAGAGATCACAAGCTGGAGGAGGTTTCTGGGTATGAAGAATTTCGGCAGGCTGTTCCGGTAAGAGACTATGAAGCATTCGCTTCATATGTCAATATGATTAAAGAAGGAAAGCACAACGTTTTGTGGAAAGGGGTGCCTATTTACTTTGCTAAAACATCGGGTACTACCAGCGGTACCAAATATATACCTATCACCAAAGATTCAATTGGTAATCATATTAACTCGGCACGTAATGCGCTCCTGTGTTATATGGCAGAAACAGGGAATCACCATTTTGCTGACGGGAAGATGATCTTTCTAAGCGGATCACCGGAACTGGAGAGAGTAGGAGGCATTCCTACCGGAAGGCTTAGTGGCATTGTCAATCACCATGTACCCCGGTATTTGCGTAAAAACCAGTTGCCGGATTACGAAACCAATTGTCTTGAGGATTGGGAAACCAAGCTGAATAAAGTGGTGGATGAAACGCTGGGTCAAAATATGACATTAATCAGCGGTATCCCACCATGGGTGCAGATGTACTTTGATGAGATCATTAAACGTACGGGCAAGCCGGTTGGGGAAGTGTTTCCTGATTTTTCGGTTATGGTATATGGAGGCGTGAATTTTGAGCCTTATAAAGCAAAGCTTTTACAAAGCATTGGCCGTAAAATAGACGGTATAGAAACATTTCCCGCGTCGGAAGGTTTCTTTGCTTTCCAGGATACACAAACAGAGCCCGGCTTGTTATTGAATACCAATAGCGGTATATTTTTCGAGTTTATACCTGAAGACGAAATATCAAAAGAAAACCCCCAACGGATATCGTTAGAGGATGTACAACCAGGTGTTAACTATGCATTGATCATCAACAGCAATGCCGGCTTATGGGGATATGATATAGGTGATATGGTGAAATTTGTATCAACCGACCCGTACAGGCTGGTGGTTACAGGCCGAACCAGGCATTTCATTTCGGCGTTTGGCGAACATGTGATCGGAGAGGAGGTGGAACATAGTTTGATGAAGGCGGCGCGCGAAGAAAATATCCATATTACAGAATTTACTGTGGCTCCTTATGTAAATGAAGGAGAGGGCAAAAGCTATCATGAGTGGTTTATAGAGTTTGATACCTTCCCTGAGAATATGCAGGAGTTCTCTGAAAAAGTGGATGTTAACCTGCGGGAGAAGAATGTTTATTATGACGATCTTATCGCCGGAAATATTTTGCAAACATTAAAGATTACCCCGGTAAGAAAAAACGGGTTTATCGATTACATGAAGTCTATAGGAAAACTGGGAGGTCAGAATAAAGTGCCACGTTTAAGTAACGATAGAAATATTGCCAATAGTCTGGCACCCTGGACCGAAAAGAATTAG
- a CDS encoding 1-deoxy-D-xylulose-5-phosphate reductoisomerase → MVKRIGIFGSTGSVGKQALEVIKHNPDKFSVEILTANSNYEELIEQAIVHDPNIVVIGDDTYYEKVKQALSNTDVKVFAGEKALEEVAAMDCYDMMLAAIVGFAGLKPTLKAIQSKKAIALANKETLVVAGDIVMDMAVQNQVPIIPVDSEHSAIFQCLVGETRNKIEKIYLTASGGPFLGRKTNFLVNVKREHALQHPNWQMGAKISVDSATLMNKGLEMIEAKWLFNLQPGQIEVLVHPQSAIHSMVQFEDGSLKAQLGEADMRLPIQYALAFPHRIPNEYPRFSFRKFNTFTFEEPDLRTFRNLALSIEALEKGGNLPCVMNAANEIAVYAFLKNKIGFLEMTDIIEAVMAKVPFIEKPSLDDYLNSDAEARTLAADIMSL, encoded by the coding sequence ATGGTTAAAAGAATAGGCATTTTTGGTTCAACCGGCTCTGTTGGCAAACAGGCACTTGAGGTTATTAAGCATAACCCGGATAAGTTCTCTGTAGAAATTCTGACTGCCAACAGCAATTACGAAGAATTGATAGAGCAGGCAATTGTACACGATCCTAATATTGTAGTGATTGGAGATGATACTTATTACGAAAAAGTAAAGCAGGCTTTATCCAATACAGATGTAAAGGTATTTGCAGGCGAAAAGGCATTGGAAGAAGTAGCCGCCATGGATTGCTATGATATGATGCTGGCAGCTATAGTGGGCTTTGCCGGACTGAAACCCACACTGAAAGCTATTCAAAGCAAGAAAGCTATTGCCCTGGCTAATAAAGAAACGTTGGTTGTTGCAGGAGATATTGTAATGGATATGGCTGTACAAAACCAGGTACCTATTATCCCTGTGGACTCTGAACATTCTGCTATATTTCAATGCCTGGTGGGTGAAACCCGCAATAAAATTGAGAAGATTTACCTGACCGCTTCAGGCGGCCCGTTCCTGGGACGGAAGACCAACTTTTTGGTGAATGTAAAAAGGGAGCACGCTCTGCAACACCCCAACTGGCAAATGGGGGCCAAAATATCAGTGGACTCAGCTACTTTAATGAATAAAGGGCTGGAAATGATCGAGGCAAAATGGCTTTTTAATTTACAACCCGGGCAGATAGAGGTATTGGTGCATCCGCAAAGTGCCATACATAGCATGGTGCAATTCGAAGACGGCAGCCTGAAGGCGCAGCTAGGAGAAGCTGACATGCGTTTGCCGATACAGTATGCGTTGGCCTTCCCGCATCGTATACCTAATGAATACCCCAGATTCAGCTTCAGGAAATTCAACACATTTACTTTTGAAGAACCGGATCTCCGTACATTCAGAAACCTGGCCTTATCTATTGAAGCCCTCGAAAAAGGTGGCAATTTACCCTGCGTTATGAATGCCGCTAATGAAATTGCTGTTTACGCTTTCCTGAAAAATAAAATCGGCTTCCTGGAAATGACTGATATCATTGAAGCCGTAATGGCCAAAGTGCCCTTTATAGAAAAGCCCTCACTCGATGACTACCTGAACAGCGATGCTGAAGCGAGAACTCTAGCCGCAGATATCATGAGCCTTTAA
- a CDS encoding alpha/beta hydrolase: protein MVNYKSAVWLLALTLFCNIVSASKVDTVLTRSTAMKKDIKAVVITPDSYNKSKQYPVVYLLHGYSGSYANWPKAAAVRESADRLDQIIVCADGGFGSWYWDSPVDPSFKYETYVSQELVAWVDAQYSTIKNPKGRAIAGLSMGGHGALYLAIKHPDVFGATGSMSGGVDIRPFPNNWDMAKRLGKYAEAPDLWEKNTVINMLHLIQPKTLSIIVDCGTEDFFYEVNQELHRQLSYRNIPHDYITRPGGHTCPYWENAVKYQLLFFHNFFSGKN from the coding sequence ATGGTGAACTACAAATCAGCTGTTTGGTTATTGGCATTAACCCTTTTCTGTAATATCGTATCGGCGTCTAAGGTTGATACCGTGCTGACCCGGAGCACAGCAATGAAGAAAGATATTAAGGCCGTGGTGATTACACCGGATAGTTATAATAAATCGAAACAATACCCGGTAGTATATCTGCTACATGGATATAGCGGCAGTTACGCCAATTGGCCTAAAGCTGCTGCAGTACGGGAATCGGCCGACCGATTGGACCAGATCATCGTTTGTGCCGACGGAGGCTTTGGTAGCTGGTACTGGGATAGCCCGGTAGATCCTTCCTTTAAATATGAAACCTATGTTTCACAGGAGCTGGTAGCCTGGGTAGATGCTCAGTATTCAACTATTAAAAACCCCAAAGGAAGGGCCATAGCCGGTTTGAGCATGGGAGGCCACGGAGCTTTATATTTGGCCATAAAACATCCTGATGTGTTTGGTGCCACCGGCAGCATGAGCGGAGGAGTGGACATCAGGCCATTTCCCAACAATTGGGATATGGCGAAGCGATTGGGTAAATATGCCGAAGCGCCGGATCTCTGGGAAAAAAATACAGTTATTAATATGCTGCATTTGATTCAGCCTAAAACTTTAAGCATTATTGTTGACTGCGGAACTGAAGATTTCTTTTATGAAGTCAACCAGGAATTACACAGGCAACTTTCCTATAGAAATATCCCTCACGATTACATAACCCGTCCGGGTGGTCATACCTGTCCTTACTGGGAGAATGCTGTTAAATATCAGTTGCTTTTCTTTCATAATTTCTTTTCGGGAAAGAATTGA
- the mazG gene encoding nucleoside triphosphate pyrophosphohydrolase has protein sequence MIQNTFERLVTIMETLREKCPWDKKQTIQSLRQMTLEETYELTDAILDEDWTNIKEELGDLLLHIVFYSKIAAEQKHFTIDDVVNAISDKLIKRHPHIYPSEEQTEGLLEVKSEEDVKRNWERIKLKEGKTSVLSGVPTSLPSIIKAMRLQEKAKQVGFEWEKKEEVWEKVEEEMGELQDAVNGKESQLRQEEELGDLLFSIINYARFLNIDADAALEHTNKKFKSRFTQMEAIAAGSGQSLNSMTLAEMDAIWNSVKNAKPDNE, from the coding sequence ATGATTCAAAATACATTTGAGCGATTGGTCACCATAATGGAAACCCTTCGTGAAAAGTGTCCGTGGGATAAGAAGCAAACCATCCAGTCGTTGCGGCAAATGACACTCGAGGAGACTTACGAGTTAACAGATGCTATTCTGGATGAAGATTGGACTAACATAAAGGAGGAACTTGGCGACCTGTTATTACATATTGTATTTTATTCGAAAATTGCTGCAGAACAAAAGCATTTTACTATAGACGATGTTGTCAATGCGATCAGCGATAAGCTGATCAAAAGACATCCGCATATTTATCCATCAGAAGAGCAAACAGAGGGCTTGTTGGAAGTGAAGAGTGAAGAGGATGTAAAGCGCAACTGGGAACGTATTAAATTGAAAGAGGGCAAAACTTCGGTTTTAAGTGGTGTGCCTACCTCTTTACCCAGTATCATCAAAGCCATGCGTTTACAGGAAAAAGCAAAACAGGTTGGATTTGAATGGGAAAAAAAAGAGGAGGTATGGGAAAAGGTTGAAGAAGAGATGGGAGAATTGCAAGACGCGGTAAATGGGAAAGAGTCGCAATTACGACAGGAGGAAGAACTGGGTGATCTTTTGTTTTCGATAATCAACTACGCCCGGTTTTTGAATATTGACGCGGATGCTGCTTTAGAGCATACGAATAAAAAATTTAAAAGCAGGTTTACCCAGATGGAAGCCATAGCTGCCGGCAGCGGGCAAAGCCTCAATAGCATGACATTGGCGGAGATGGATGCCATTTGGAACAGCGTTAAAAACGCAAAACCGGACAATGAATAA